A stretch of the Vitis vinifera cultivar Pinot Noir 40024 chromosome 16, ASM3070453v1 genome encodes the following:
- the LOC132255289 gene encoding vegetative cell wall protein gp1-like, producing MPKTRGGYASAPQSSQRVAPVRAPLDAPPHVPDSAPQPKYHTRRASTTLVAPTQIPPRSPPTKKAKTSEPGQSSRAPRDSQSPPPPTRCPIASSPIEGNSDCRSRAFHVEAYFDHSILRQQLELRDSYRLLERQIAEAFHIPYAPADPVAFRRWAPLSEWDMPKAVSPPAKPAPPKPSARRYLTRSGGRPFQKRARVESSEPIDLTEQSPEPSPVPSPVPSPVPSPAPPADPKEPQPPLPEPQIPTEIAPEEIIKQPILT from the exons ATGCCTAAGACCCGAGGAGGCTATGCCTCAGCTCCCCAGAGCAGTCAGAGAGTTGCCCCTGTGCGGGCCCCACTAGATGCACCCCCACATGTACCTGATTCTGCCCCTCAGCCTAAataccatacgaggagagcaTCTACCACGCTTGTGGCCCCTACTCAGATTCCACCTAGgagtcctcctacaaagaagGCCAAGACTTCAGAGCCAGGACAGTCCTCCAGAGCACCTCGGGATTCACAGTCTCCGCCTCCTCCCACCAGGTGCCCTATAGCCAGctcgcccattgagggcaactccGATTGCCGATCGAGAGCATTTCATGTTGAGGCATATTTTGATCACTCTATTTTGCGACAGCAGCTTGAGTTGCGGGATTCATACcgcctacttgagag ACAGATTGCCGAGGCTTTCCATATCCCTTATGCACCAGCAGACCCCGTTGCATTTAGACGCTGGGCCccactttctgagtgggacatg CCGAAAGCAGTTTCTCCTCCGGCAAAGCCCGCGCCGCCAAAGCCTTCGGCGAGGCGTTATCTCaccaggtcagggggtcggccTTTTCAAAAGAGAGCAAGGGTTGAAAGCTCAGAACCCATTGATTTAACGGAGCAGTCCCCAGAGCCCTCGCCGGTTCCATCTCCAGTTCCATCTCCGGTGCCATCTCCGGCGCCGCCAGCAGATCCTAAAGAGCCTCAGCCACCACTTCCAGAGCCCCAAATTCCAACTGAAATAGCTCCGGAAGAAATAATCAAGCAGCCGATACTAACTTag